In a single window of the Pyrococcus sp. NA2 genome:
- a CDS encoding methylenetetrahydrofolate reductase C-terminal domain-containing protein: MRVPGCPKDLLNGPCGGALNGICEVDGRRCPWVEVVKRLELLDGASLLMEHPIIVEMEKSTPREVKIKDSEFIKALEKNKAISVEFPLRLFERGVREFEKRGYLFTIPDNPLGYPHISPTALATWLKLQGFQVMPHITGKDRNALAIAAEIRTAIELDFEGVLLTTGDWPGFLLHTKPVFDLDSANMIKLAKLMFSGIMPTGETLNIKERPFIAATMNPSYSVKLEGKRLARKVIAGADLIFTQVVANVKVVRRIPEIIAESLKYSGREIPVIVSLLYPITEELEGLLRKMGVETGSKFEDIVEEVSTLELGGINLIIFDDSSWEEKLNEALDLIKESLGGGK, from the coding sequence ATGAGAGTTCCGGGCTGTCCTAAGGATCTTTTGAATGGCCCCTGCGGAGGAGCATTGAATGGCATATGTGAGGTGGATGGGAGGAGATGTCCCTGGGTGGAGGTAGTTAAGAGGCTCGAGTTACTGGATGGAGCTTCCCTCTTAATGGAACATCCAATTATAGTGGAGATGGAAAAATCGACTCCCAGGGAAGTTAAGATTAAGGATAGCGAGTTTATAAAAGCCCTCGAGAAGAATAAGGCAATATCCGTTGAATTTCCCTTAAGACTCTTCGAGAGAGGAGTAAGAGAATTTGAGAAGAGGGGCTATTTATTCACGATTCCAGACAATCCCCTAGGTTACCCACACATTTCTCCAACGGCTCTCGCAACCTGGCTAAAGCTCCAAGGATTTCAAGTTATGCCACACATAACCGGGAAAGATAGAAATGCTCTTGCAATAGCTGCTGAGATAAGAACTGCAATCGAGCTTGACTTCGAAGGAGTGCTTTTAACAACTGGCGACTGGCCAGGCTTTCTACTTCATACGAAGCCAGTGTTTGACCTCGATTCTGCAAATATGATAAAACTGGCAAAATTGATGTTCTCTGGCATAATGCCAACTGGAGAAACCTTGAACATCAAGGAAAGACCATTCATAGCTGCAACAATGAATCCAAGTTATTCCGTTAAGCTAGAAGGAAAAAGGTTGGCAAGAAAAGTGATAGCTGGAGCTGACTTAATATTCACGCAAGTGGTTGCAAACGTCAAAGTAGTTAGAAGAATCCCAGAGATAATTGCCGAGTCACTCAAGTATTCCGGAAGAGAGATACCCGTGATTGTTTCCCTTCTGTATCCGATCACGGAGGAACTTGAAGGGTTATTGAGAAAGATGGGAGTTGAAACTGGAAGTAAATTTGAGGATATCGTTGAGGAAGTGTCAACCTTAGAATTGGGAGGGATTAATCTGATAATCTTCGATGACTCCTCCTGGGAGGAGAAGCTCAACGAGGCCTTAGATTTAATAAAAGAAAGTTTGGGGGGAGGTAAATGA
- a CDS encoding cystathionine gamma-synthase family protein has translation MKPLHEPLYITAVFRQVGDAYKTHRNTDLKYSREENPTIMNLEAKLAKLEGSDHALAFNSGMSAIATVYLSLLESGDNIVLSMEGYGTTIELAKLLRKFGINTTLAYPNAESLIEAIDENTKLVLVETMTNPTLKVIDVPEVIKRCKEVGATIVVDNTFVTPLLYKPLKDNADFVVHSLTKYIAGHNDVVGGALLWNGEFIQDLWDWRRRLGTIIQPFEAWMIERGMRTLEVRFERQCKSAQAIAEFLKEHPKVKDVHYPGLKDDPYHSIARKLFERDLFGAVVTFDVGSESNAVSFLRELRKIFPSPSLGGVESIATYPVKSAAKSMDEEQRKVLGITEGLIRLSVGLEPIDELIEDLDRALGVVK, from the coding sequence ATGAAGCCTCTTCATGAGCCACTCTACATAACAGCGGTATTTAGGCAGGTTGGTGATGCTTATAAAACCCATAGAAATACTGATCTAAAGTATTCTAGGGAAGAAAACCCTACAATCATGAATTTAGAGGCTAAGCTCGCTAAACTTGAGGGTTCAGATCATGCTCTCGCTTTCAACAGCGGTATGTCGGCCATAGCGACAGTCTATCTCTCCTTGCTAGAGTCCGGCGACAATATAGTTCTCTCCATGGAGGGTTATGGAACAACGATAGAGCTTGCAAAATTGCTTAGAAAATTTGGGATAAATACCACCCTTGCTTATCCCAATGCGGAGTCATTAATTGAAGCTATAGATGAGAACACTAAGTTAGTTCTCGTAGAAACGATGACAAATCCAACCTTGAAGGTTATTGATGTCCCTGAGGTAATAAAGAGATGCAAAGAGGTTGGTGCAACGATAGTTGTTGACAACACATTCGTAACTCCCCTCTTGTACAAGCCACTTAAAGATAACGCAGATTTCGTTGTCCACAGCCTAACGAAGTATATAGCTGGACACAATGATGTAGTTGGTGGGGCTCTGCTCTGGAATGGTGAATTCATACAAGATCTCTGGGATTGGAGAAGGAGATTAGGAACAATAATTCAGCCATTTGAGGCATGGATGATCGAAAGAGGGATGAGAACACTTGAGGTCAGATTTGAGAGACAGTGTAAGAGTGCTCAAGCAATTGCGGAATTCCTTAAGGAGCACCCAAAGGTTAAGGACGTCCACTATCCAGGTCTTAAGGATGACCCCTACCATAGTATTGCAAGGAAGTTATTTGAGAGGGATCTATTCGGGGCAGTAGTAACCTTTGATGTAGGTAGTGAGTCAAATGCGGTGTCCTTCTTAAGAGAACTCAGGAAGATCTTCCCATCCCCCTCCCTAGGGGGAGTTGAAAGCATAGCAACTTATCCAGTCAAGAGTGCCGCTAAGAGCATGGACGAAGAACAGAGAAAAGTTTTGGGAATTACAGAGGGGTTAATTCGCCTTTCCGTTGGATTAGAACCAATTGATGAGCTCATAGAAGATTTAGATAGAGCCCTGGGGGTGGTTAAATGA
- a CDS encoding RsmB/NOP family class I SAM-dependent RNA methyltransferase, with protein sequence MELFYRVTIQEIVADALMLVEEKELSSKHALERIFRKVEGRDRETARGIAHAYVFEIEKWRAKIDFIINSVLKGSRVEDLDPYLANLLRIGVFEMKFKGVNPAIATDSIVRVVKEKFDLTRAKFANAILREVEKFNVEKALRKLKEKDRIVWLSIRFSHPRWYVEYVVNLLGYDEAVRLLLSNMRPQRYYVRVNTLKADVDKVRKYLEDNGVKVSLTPVDDVLKVLDYEKPVTKLEWYKKGYFVIQDLASAYVAHVLNPEPGERVLDLAAAPGSKTFHAAALMENKGEIVAVDYSYDRLMKMKERMKILGVKNVKLVHADGQSFLDKDKFDKVILDAPCSSSGTYRQFPEVKWRFDEEKIKRIINVQRNMLLNAYRNLKEGGEMTYSTCSIRIDENEENVIFALEKGFELVDYNFSWGDRGFLEIGEKVFRTWTHKHDCNSFFIAKLRKP encoded by the coding sequence ATGGAACTATTCTACAGGGTCACAATCCAAGAGATAGTTGCTGATGCCCTAATGCTGGTTGAGGAGAAGGAACTCTCATCGAAGCATGCCCTTGAGAGGATATTTAGGAAGGTTGAGGGGAGAGATAGGGAAACGGCGAGAGGAATAGCTCATGCCTACGTTTTTGAAATAGAGAAGTGGAGAGCAAAGATAGATTTCATAATAAATTCTGTGCTTAAAGGTTCTAGAGTTGAAGATTTAGACCCATATCTAGCAAATCTCCTTAGAATAGGCGTTTTTGAAATGAAATTCAAGGGCGTCAATCCGGCTATAGCAACGGACTCGATAGTTAGGGTAGTCAAGGAGAAATTCGATTTAACGAGAGCGAAGTTTGCCAACGCAATACTCAGAGAGGTGGAGAAGTTCAACGTTGAAAAGGCCCTTAGAAAACTAAAGGAGAAGGACAGAATCGTGTGGTTATCAATTAGATTCTCTCATCCAAGATGGTACGTTGAGTACGTTGTTAATCTGCTCGGATATGATGAAGCTGTGAGGCTCTTGCTGAGTAACATGAGACCTCAGAGATATTACGTGAGGGTGAACACCTTGAAGGCAGACGTTGATAAGGTTAGGAAATATCTTGAAGATAATGGCGTTAAGGTCTCTTTGACTCCAGTTGATGATGTTCTTAAGGTTTTAGATTATGAGAAACCTGTAACAAAGCTTGAATGGTATAAAAAGGGCTACTTTGTGATCCAAGACTTGGCTTCAGCCTACGTTGCCCATGTCCTGAATCCAGAGCCGGGAGAGAGAGTTCTTGATCTCGCCGCTGCCCCTGGGTCGAAAACATTTCATGCAGCGGCTTTAATGGAAAACAAAGGAGAGATAGTGGCTGTGGACTACTCTTATGACAGGCTCATGAAGATGAAGGAAAGGATGAAAATATTAGGCGTTAAAAACGTTAAACTTGTTCACGCGGATGGTCAGAGCTTTTTGGATAAAGATAAGTTTGATAAGGTTATACTGGATGCTCCATGTTCGTCTTCTGGAACTTATAGACAGTTTCCAGAAGTGAAGTGGAGATTTGATGAGGAGAAAATAAAGAGGATAATTAACGTTCAGAGGAACATGCTCTTAAATGCTTACAGGAATTTGAAAGAGGGTGGGGAGATGACATATTCAACGTGTTCAATCAGAATAGATGAGAATGAGGAGAATGTCATCTTCGCTTTGGAAAAGGGATTCGAGCTCGTTGACTACAACTTTTCTTGGGGAGATAGAGGATTCCTGGAGATTGGAGAGAAGGTATTCAGAACGTGGACTCATAAACATGATTGCAACTCATTCTTTATAGCAAAGCTCCGTAAGCCTTAA
- a CDS encoding MBL fold metallo-hydrolase — protein MKLIVLNDNVPSKGLMNEWGWSVLVEGDARFIFDADTNPLVLAHNAKILNVNLRGLEFAVLSHWHYDHYGGLPYIAELNPGINLYAPPEGMPMAMRWGFNPVPVFKGGLLRNNIYTSGTVDGFEQAIGIETNSGLVIIVGCSHPGVDVMVEKTLEVVGYKKAYLVIGGFHSPPIFRLEKLAKLSELIAPAHCSGDVAKTFLKRKFKEKYVEVKTGTIIKI, from the coding sequence ATGAAGTTGATAGTTCTCAATGACAATGTTCCCTCAAAGGGATTAATGAATGAGTGGGGATGGAGCGTTCTGGTTGAGGGAGATGCAAGATTCATATTTGATGCTGACACGAATCCCCTGGTTTTAGCTCACAACGCTAAAATCCTCAACGTGAATTTAAGGGGACTTGAATTTGCCGTCCTAAGTCATTGGCACTATGATCACTACGGTGGTCTTCCCTATATAGCAGAGCTCAACCCAGGAATAAACCTCTATGCTCCTCCCGAAGGAATGCCAATGGCCATGAGGTGGGGTTTCAATCCAGTTCCAGTTTTTAAGGGAGGATTGCTTAGGAATAACATTTACACCTCAGGAACTGTGGATGGATTTGAGCAGGCTATTGGAATAGAGACTAACTCTGGACTGGTCATTATAGTTGGTTGCAGTCATCCAGGAGTCGATGTGATGGTGGAGAAGACATTGGAAGTTGTAGGATATAAAAAAGCTTACCTAGTTATAGGTGGTTTTCACTCTCCTCCGATTTTTAGGTTAGAGAAACTGGCAAAACTAAGTGAGCTTATAGCTCCGGCACACTGTTCAGGAGATGTTGCAAAAACCTTCTTGAAGAGGAAGTTCAAAGAGAAATATGTTGAAGTAAAGACTGGAACAATAATAAAGATTTAG
- a CDS encoding Lrp/AsnC family transcriptional regulator: MNKRKLSKKDWEIIKLLKKNARISDAEIGRRIGLSKSAVRWRRINLQKSGCLLISAYLRFDKLGYNYAFVLVKIKPDTPRDEVLMFKKLLMENEHTFEIYEVLGDYNLLVGVFGEDIFKLKENIQKLIMGQSCVQEYKVLLGAKTLKGLEVPFEDALED, translated from the coding sequence ATGAACAAAAGAAAATTGTCCAAAAAGGATTGGGAAATTATAAAATTATTAAAGAAAAATGCAAGGATAAGTGATGCCGAGATAGGGAGAAGAATTGGATTGTCAAAATCGGCAGTTAGGTGGAGAAGGATAAATCTACAAAAAAGTGGATGCTTGTTAATTTCGGCCTATCTAAGGTTTGATAAGTTAGGGTATAACTATGCCTTTGTTCTTGTTAAGATAAAACCCGATACGCCCAGAGATGAAGTACTTATGTTTAAGAAACTTCTAATGGAAAATGAGCATACATTTGAAATCTATGAAGTCCTAGGTGATTACAATCTTCTTGTCGGAGTATTTGGAGAAGACATATTTAAGTTAAAGGAGAATATCCAGAAGTTAATAATGGGTCAAAGTTGTGTCCAGGAATATAAAGTTCTTCTTGGTGCTAAAACATTGAAAGGTCTTGAAGTGCCTTTTGAAGATGCATTGGAAGACTGA
- a CDS encoding DUF371 domain-containing protein: MLREIIMCKGHENVKATHKSTLEITKENFLTPRGDCIICISANKALRDLSKDIKDALKQGKRIRIIIRVEELVDEIIAWGDPRLILDSDVSIVIRKSRYIDGRTLAIRANKAAKDIDRRIIERLKNPNAVAIIELIVDDE, from the coding sequence ATGCTCCGAGAAATAATCATGTGCAAAGGACACGAAAACGTTAAAGCGACCCATAAATCGACCCTTGAAATAACTAAGGAAAATTTTTTGACTCCTAGGGGAGACTGTATAATTTGTATATCTGCCAACAAAGCCCTTAGGGATCTTTCTAAAGACATTAAGGATGCATTGAAACAGGGAAAAAGGATAAGGATTATCATTAGGGTTGAAGAACTTGTCGATGAAATAATAGCGTGGGGAGATCCAAGGCTTATCCTTGATAGTGACGTTTCAATTGTAATCAGGAAAAGTAGATATATTGACGGAAGAACGCTTGCAATAAGAGCAAATAAAGCTGCCAAAGATATAGACAGGAGAATTATTGAAAGGCTTAAGAATCCAAATGCTGTTGCAATAATTGAACTAATTGTAGATGATGAATAG
- a CDS encoding DNA-binding protein: MAEDIEEIRRRKLMELQRKYLEQQRAQEEEARQQAIIEAQIQAILRRILTPEARERLARVKLVRPELARQVELILVQLYQAGQITEKIDDAKLKRILAQIEAKTRREFKIKW; the protein is encoded by the coding sequence ATGGCTGAGGATATTGAAGAGATAAGAAGAAGAAAGCTCATGGAACTTCAAAGGAAATATCTAGAGCAACAGAGAGCCCAAGAGGAAGAAGCTAGACAGCAAGCCATAATTGAAGCTCAAATTCAGGCGATACTTAGAAGAATACTAACTCCAGAAGCTAGAGAGAGGTTGGCGAGAGTTAAACTCGTTAGACCAGAGCTTGCAAGACAAGTTGAGTTAATACTTGTACAGCTCTATCAAGCAGGACAAATAACTGAAAAAATTGATGATGCCAAATTAAAGAGAATACTAGCTCAGATAGAGGCAAAAACTAGGAGAGAATTTAAAATCAAGTGGTAG
- a CDS encoding DUF835 domain-containing protein: MCSLLGPTSYETMKFGAELIAFASITIVSYLVFSMRRFLANSFGRKVSNYTVLGVLIFWSGYLVNLLNEIVQTHFMKVLDDVLVATGSFIFVISAFQLVKGLPLSAKPGKVKIIGSSIPSGAYYVTGLAIEELLRMLSGKRVLAITRNPAIWENLGIPYIWLSNIHTPNSIEPTKLAPLLHHVLANSDRETFVVLDNIDYILLYNGPEATLKFLLALKDNLLSKNGGLIVFADPRSLPSQVFGVIEREFLPL; encoded by the coding sequence GTGTGTAGTTTGTTAGGACCTACAAGTTACGAAACTATGAAGTTTGGTGCAGAGTTAATCGCATTTGCCTCAATAACAATAGTCTCCTATTTGGTATTCTCAATGCGTAGATTTCTTGCAAATTCATTTGGACGTAAGGTTAGTAACTATACAGTTCTTGGAGTTCTAATTTTCTGGAGTGGTTATCTTGTCAATCTCTTAAATGAGATAGTTCAAACGCATTTCATGAAAGTTCTCGACGACGTTTTAGTAGCCACGGGGTCTTTCATATTTGTTATTTCGGCCTTTCAGTTAGTTAAGGGGTTACCTTTGAGTGCTAAACCTGGGAAAGTTAAGATTATTGGAAGTTCAATACCTTCAGGAGCATATTACGTCACTGGACTGGCCATAGAAGAGCTTCTCAGGATGTTGTCTGGAAAGAGGGTCCTCGCAATTACTAGGAATCCAGCTATATGGGAAAATCTGGGGATTCCCTATATTTGGTTAAGCAATATACACACTCCAAATTCAATAGAGCCAACAAAACTTGCTCCCCTTCTTCATCATGTTCTTGCAAATTCTGACCGTGAAACGTTCGTGGTTCTTGATAACATTGACTATATCCTCCTATATAATGGTCCTGAGGCAACTCTGAAGTTCCTTTTAGCACTAAAGGATAATCTTTTATCAAAAAATGGAGGGCTTATAGTCTTTGCTGATCCAAGATCTTTACCTTCACAAGTTTTTGGTGTAATAGAGAGGGAGTTCTTGCCATTATGA
- the ileS gene encoding isoleucine--tRNA ligase: MIREPEFREYNPEKLEEKVEKFWQENKIYEKVKELRKNGPKYYFLDGPPYVSGAIHLGTAWNKIIKDMIIRFRTMQGYNVWRQPGYDMHGLPIEVKVEQALGLKTKKEIEEKIGVENFIKKCKEFALNNLKIMTEQFKMLGVWMDWDNPYMTIKNEYIESAWFTLKKAWEKGLLVKDKRVLHWCPRCETALAEHEVRGEYKLRKDPSIYVKFPIEGKENEYLLIWTTTPWTLPANLAVSAHPDYEYVKVKVEFNGKEEYWILAKALADKVLNEVGVKGEIVEEFKGKDLEGLRYVHILMDEYPRQKEFREKYEWAHRVILADFVTLEEGTGLVHTAPGHGEEDFEVGQKYGLPVYSPLDDQGKYTEGEWKGIYVKDADPKIIERLREKGYLVKAGEIEHKYPHCWRCKTPLIFRATDQWFLKISKVKDKIIKENDEKVTWYPDWVKIRFDNGVRDSGDWVISRQRYWGIPLPIWQSEDGEIYVVGSWKELVELAVAIEVNGERIELPEDYNEKLRVIEEKLGPEDLHRPYVDAFIIKVNGKEMRRVKDVVDVWFDSGIASWASLGYPRNKELFEKLWPADFIVEGEDQVTKWFYSQQAASIVAFDTVPYRRVAMHGYVLDEKGDKMSKSLGNIIRPEEVVEKAGRDTFRFYMLWATNPWENLRFSWKGIEQVRRMLNILWNVYVLASTYMSLDNFNPRKLKPEKLPFREEDKWILSRVNSLIGKVENGIETFYLTKATRALYDFVVEDLSRWYVRLIRKRLWVEGEDPDKLAAYYTLWKVFDVLTRLLAPFTPYIAEEIYQNLIRPFTNVESVHMLDWPKPEKERIDEELEREMEYVRRIVEAGSAARQKARIKLRYPVRRIIVETNKEEVRKAVERLNRILRDQLNAKEVRVGKVERELVIKPNFAKLGPEFKSDAKIIAEWISKHGMEIYEKGELDVKIGEKTFHLTKEYLIVEDHLPDFLVAEEFEGGRVFVDKTLTRELLAEGLAREFIRRIQEMRKRLDLDVNDRIVVTIETTDENVELLKENLEYIKKETRATELIFGKASGYVVEWPEVQAKIGIEKVEE, from the coding sequence ATGATAAGGGAGCCCGAGTTTAGAGAATACAATCCAGAAAAGCTAGAGGAGAAAGTAGAAAAGTTCTGGCAAGAGAACAAAATATATGAGAAAGTAAAAGAGCTAAGGAAAAACGGGCCAAAGTATTATTTCCTGGATGGGCCACCATATGTTAGCGGTGCAATACACCTTGGAACGGCTTGGAATAAGATAATAAAGGACATGATAATCCGCTTTAGGACAATGCAGGGATATAATGTATGGAGACAGCCCGGGTATGATATGCATGGTCTTCCAATAGAGGTCAAAGTTGAGCAGGCTTTGGGCCTTAAAACCAAGAAGGAAATAGAGGAGAAGATTGGAGTTGAGAACTTCATAAAGAAGTGTAAAGAGTTCGCTTTAAACAACCTCAAGATAATGACAGAACAATTTAAGATGCTTGGCGTTTGGATGGACTGGGACAATCCATACATGACGATAAAGAACGAGTACATAGAGTCCGCCTGGTTCACATTGAAGAAGGCCTGGGAGAAGGGATTGCTTGTAAAAGACAAGAGAGTTCTACACTGGTGCCCAAGATGTGAGACAGCTCTAGCTGAACACGAAGTTAGAGGGGAGTACAAATTAAGGAAAGATCCAAGTATATACGTCAAGTTTCCAATAGAGGGCAAAGAGAACGAGTATCTCCTAATTTGGACAACGACACCCTGGACACTGCCAGCAAACTTAGCGGTAAGCGCTCATCCAGACTACGAATACGTCAAGGTCAAAGTTGAATTTAACGGGAAGGAAGAGTACTGGATACTTGCAAAGGCGTTGGCAGATAAGGTTCTTAATGAAGTTGGAGTTAAAGGTGAAATCGTCGAAGAGTTCAAAGGTAAGGACTTGGAAGGTCTCAGATATGTCCACATCCTAATGGATGAATACCCAAGACAAAAGGAGTTCAGGGAGAAATATGAATGGGCTCACAGGGTCATCTTAGCAGATTTCGTAACGCTGGAAGAAGGTACTGGGTTGGTTCACACGGCTCCAGGACACGGTGAGGAGGACTTTGAGGTCGGACAAAAGTATGGACTTCCAGTTTATAGCCCATTAGATGACCAGGGTAAGTATACTGAGGGAGAATGGAAGGGAATTTACGTTAAAGATGCCGATCCTAAGATAATTGAGAGGCTTAGAGAGAAAGGTTATCTCGTCAAAGCCGGAGAAATAGAGCACAAGTATCCGCATTGCTGGCGTTGTAAGACTCCGCTGATATTCAGAGCAACGGATCAGTGGTTCCTTAAGATAAGCAAGGTTAAGGACAAGATAATCAAGGAGAACGACGAGAAAGTTACATGGTATCCAGACTGGGTAAAGATAAGGTTTGACAACGGAGTCAGGGATAGTGGAGATTGGGTGATAAGCAGGCAGCGCTACTGGGGAATCCCACTTCCAATATGGCAGAGTGAAGATGGAGAAATATACGTTGTTGGCTCTTGGAAAGAGCTTGTTGAGCTTGCCGTTGCGATAGAGGTCAACGGCGAGAGAATAGAGCTCCCCGAGGATTATAACGAGAAACTTAGAGTTATAGAGGAGAAGCTCGGACCTGAGGACTTACACAGGCCTTACGTGGATGCTTTTATCATAAAGGTTAACGGTAAGGAGATGAGAAGGGTAAAGGACGTCGTCGATGTTTGGTTTGATAGTGGAATAGCAAGCTGGGCCTCCCTTGGCTATCCAAGAAACAAAGAGCTCTTCGAAAAGCTATGGCCAGCTGACTTCATAGTTGAGGGGGAAGATCAAGTTACTAAGTGGTTCTATTCACAGCAGGCCGCAAGTATAGTAGCCTTCGACACGGTTCCCTACAGAAGGGTTGCCATGCACGGTTACGTTTTGGATGAGAAGGGGGATAAGATGAGCAAGAGCCTAGGAAACATAATAAGGCCTGAAGAGGTTGTTGAGAAAGCTGGAAGGGACACTTTCAGGTTCTACATGCTCTGGGCAACCAATCCCTGGGAGAACCTCAGGTTTAGCTGGAAGGGCATAGAGCAAGTAAGGAGAATGCTCAACATACTCTGGAACGTTTACGTCTTAGCATCAACCTACATGAGCCTGGACAACTTTAACCCAAGAAAACTTAAACCAGAAAAACTCCCATTCAGAGAAGAAGACAAATGGATCTTGAGCAGAGTTAACAGTCTCATAGGGAAAGTCGAAAATGGAATAGAGACGTTCTACCTAACAAAGGCTACCAGAGCTCTATATGACTTTGTTGTCGAGGATCTAAGCAGGTGGTATGTCAGATTAATAAGGAAGAGACTCTGGGTGGAGGGAGAGGATCCAGACAAATTGGCGGCTTACTACACTCTATGGAAAGTCTTTGATGTATTAACCAGACTTCTGGCTCCATTCACACCGTATATAGCTGAGGAGATCTACCAAAACCTGATAAGACCATTCACCAACGTTGAGAGCGTTCACATGCTCGACTGGCCAAAGCCTGAAAAGGAGAGAATAGATGAAGAGCTAGAGAGGGAGATGGAATACGTAAGGAGGATAGTCGAGGCTGGATCAGCTGCAAGGCAAAAGGCTAGGATAAAATTGAGATATCCCGTCAGGAGGATAATAGTGGAGACCAACAAGGAGGAGGTCAGGAAAGCCGTCGAAAGGCTCAACAGAATACTAAGGGATCAACTTAACGCCAAGGAAGTTAGAGTTGGAAAGGTGGAGAGGGAGCTAGTTATAAAGCCGAACTTTGCAAAGCTTGGACCAGAGTTCAAGAGTGATGCAAAGATAATAGCCGAGTGGATAAGCAAGCATGGAATGGAGATCTATGAGAAGGGTGAACTTGATGTTAAAATAGGAGAAAAGACATTCCACCTAACCAAGGAGTATCTAATAGTAGAGGACCACCTACCAGACTTCCTTGTTGCTGAGGAATTCGAAGGAGGGAGGGTTTTCGTTGATAAAACCCTCACTAGGGAACTTCTAGCGGAGGGCTTAGCCAGGGAGTTCATCAGGAGAATACAGGAGATGCGCAAGAGGCTTGATTTGGATGTTAACGACCGCATTGTGGTAACGATAGAAACCACCGATGAGAATGTAGAGTTGCTTAAGGAGAACCTGGAATACATAAAGAAGGAGACCAGAGCAACCGAGCTGATATTCGGAAAAGCAAGCGGATATGTAGTGGAATGGCCCGAAGTTCAGGCAAAGATAGGTATTGAAAAAGTTGAAGAATAG
- a CDS encoding DUF438 domain-containing protein encodes MTELLKSEYKKEKLKELLLRLHKGEDIEELKEQFKSLLGSISPLEIPLIEQELVREGISPREIAKMCDFHVELFRSSILGVEEDVEKDLPDGHPLKTLYQENREILKDSEMLSLYARALSENVIDVLEGIIADLRKVGATHYTREEMLIFPYIERRGLTAVATVLWSKHDEIRYMIRRLATLLKRRREISWEEFSRKFKEEAQRTSMALSDMVFRENNILYPTLKVLLSDGEWKAIRMQEEEIGYYKVKPKEWDPGVRPIHPWEIEDGLSAEKILSLPQEIQKVLNAKQLEFDSTKLKRENDIDLGTGYSNVEEIKAIFEALPVDITFVDSNDRVRFFSPGERIFTRTLSVLGRPVQLCHPPKSVHIVNKILKAFKEGRRKEATFWIKMGEKYVYIKYIPLFSKDGRYLGTLEITMDIAPYKKIEGEKRLLDWKD; translated from the coding sequence ATGACCGAATTACTGAAAAGTGAATACAAAAAGGAAAAATTGAAAGAATTGTTATTGAGACTTCACAAAGGAGAAGACATTGAAGAGTTAAAGGAGCAGTTTAAGAGCTTATTGGGGAGTATATCGCCCCTAGAGATACCTCTAATAGAGCAGGAACTTGTAAGAGAAGGTATATCTCCCAGGGAGATAGCTAAGATGTGTGATTTCCATGTTGAGTTGTTTAGGAGTTCAATACTAGGAGTTGAGGAAGATGTTGAAAAGGACCTTCCAGACGGACATCCGTTAAAAACCCTGTATCAAGAAAACCGGGAGATCCTTAAAGATAGCGAGATGCTTAGCCTTTACGCTAGGGCTCTCAGTGAAAACGTCATTGATGTTCTTGAAGGGATAATTGCTGATTTGAGAAAGGTTGGAGCAACTCATTACACTAGGGAGGAGATGCTGATATTCCCATACATAGAAAGGAGAGGGCTAACGGCTGTAGCCACCGTTTTATGGTCGAAGCATGATGAGATTAGGTACATGATAAGAAGGTTGGCGACCCTGCTCAAGAGAAGAAGGGAAATATCGTGGGAAGAATTTTCTAGAAAATTTAAAGAAGAAGCTCAAAGGACATCAATGGCACTAAGCGACATGGTATTCAGAGAGAACAACATTCTATACCCAACCCTTAAGGTTCTACTTAGCGATGGAGAGTGGAAGGCAATAAGAATGCAGGAGGAAGAGATTGGGTACTATAAAGTCAAGCCTAAGGAGTGGGATCCTGGAGTTAGACCTATTCATCCCTGGGAGATTGAGGATGGTCTCAGTGCTGAAAAGATACTGAGCCTTCCTCAGGAGATTCAGAAAGTTCTTAACGCTAAACAACTTGAATTTGACTCCACAAAGCTCAAGCGTGAGAATGATATTGATCTTGGAACCGGTTACTCGAACGTTGAAGAAATAAAGGCAATATTTGAGGCCTTGCCTGTGGATATAACATTCGTGGATAGCAATGATAGGGTGAGATTTTTCTCTCCAGGAGAAAGGATATTCACGAGAACGCTCTCGGTATTGGGAAGACCGGTTCAACTCTGTCATCCACCCAAGAGCGTCCACATAGTGAACAAAATCCTTAAGGCATTTAAAGAGGGAAGAAGGAAGGAGGCAACATTTTGGATAAAAATGGGTGAAAAGTACGTCTACATAAAATACATTCCCCTATTCAGTAAGGATGGAAGATACCTGGGGACCTTAGAGATAACTATGGATATAGCTCCATATAAGAAAATTGAAGGCGAGAAGAGACTTTTAGACTGGAAAGATTAA